The following proteins are encoded in a genomic region of Tenacibaculum sp. 190524A05c:
- a CDS encoding Ig-like domain-containing protein, with translation MKNWFQILICVFALQSCIQDDIIDDRVDEAFTITNPINEITINDTYQFTTRYTDNVGKTVDINISWTSDDPTIATIDNNGLVTAQSNGQTTIRANVNAPSGPISDSNIISVVAEPVNNNDITTKTGTIITTSSYTLEGTFTIKEIANTNNLELVINDDYNASSSLPGLYLYLTNNTSTINNAKEVGAVPVFSGSHTYIIENTGINDFTHLLYWCKPFSVKVGEAEIE, from the coding sequence ATGAAAAATTGGTTTCAAATTTTAATTTGTGTATTCGCTCTTCAGAGTTGTATCCAGGATGATATTATTGATGATAGAGTTGATGAAGCTTTTACAATTACTAACCCTATAAATGAAATAACAATAAATGATACATATCAATTCACTACTAGATACACCGATAATGTTGGAAAAACTGTTGACATTAATATTTCCTGGACTAGTGATGATCCCACAATCGCAACTATTGATAATAACGGATTAGTTACAGCTCAGAGTAATGGTCAAACAACAATTAGAGCAAATGTAAATGCTCCATCGGGCCCAATTTCTGACTCCAACATAATTTCTGTTGTAGCTGAACCCGTTAATAATAACGATATAACAACAAAAACTGGTACAATTATTACCACAAGTAGTTATACCCTAGAAGGAACATTTACTATTAAAGAAATAGCAAATACTAATAACCTAGAACTAGTGATTAATGATGACTATAATGCTTCCTCTAGTTTACCTGGTTTGTATCTCTACTTAACAAACAACACAAGTACCATTAATAACGCTAAAGAAGTTGGCGCAGTTCCTGTTTTTAGTGGAAGTCATACCTATATCATAGAAAATACAGGAATAAACGATTTTACACATTTACTATACTGGTGTAAGCCTTTTAGTGTGAAAGTCGGTGAAGCCGAAATAGAATAA
- a CDS encoding helix-turn-helix domain-containing protein, with the protein MRIGKSLYVIFTPKEERNITLIQIGLSACFLIGVSLYYYIKSSLENKKEIPVKWKLNFAFMTTIMVVLGLVFPYENSRGLWNSYIVYIIYFVWGIYILAAGYVLRNTIQKLIAKSKECTTSEIWLIWVYAANLLIFIAYLIGMFYLYLVGTITFSIVFYVLLIFFMSKKNREVIFKELPEKYASKKIIDTEAELLLKKLNELISTKVLYKNTSIKISHVAKEIGITPHKLSQLLNDNLGKSFTAFMNEYRIEEAKKLLQERKELTLEAIGFEAGFSSKSNFYATFKKVVGQTPSQFQQQFL; encoded by the coding sequence ATGAGAATAGGTAAATCCTTATATGTGATTTTTACGCCTAAAGAAGAACGAAATATTACATTAATACAAATAGGTTTATCTGCATGTTTCTTGATAGGCGTAAGTTTATACTACTACATAAAGTCATCCCTAGAAAATAAAAAAGAGATTCCTGTAAAGTGGAAATTGAACTTTGCGTTCATGACAACAATTATGGTTGTTTTGGGATTGGTTTTTCCATATGAAAACTCAAGAGGTTTATGGAATTCATATATAGTTTATATTATCTATTTTGTTTGGGGAATTTATATTCTAGCTGCAGGATATGTCTTGAGAAATACAATTCAAAAATTAATTGCTAAATCGAAAGAATGTACTACTTCGGAAATTTGGTTGATTTGGGTGTATGCTGCGAATCTGTTAATTTTCATAGCCTATTTAATTGGAATGTTCTATTTGTATTTAGTTGGCACAATTACATTTTCAATTGTTTTTTATGTCTTGTTGATTTTCTTTATGTCTAAAAAGAATAGAGAAGTAATTTTTAAAGAATTGCCCGAGAAATATGCTTCAAAAAAGATAATCGATACAGAGGCAGAACTATTATTGAAAAAACTAAATGAGTTAATCTCTACAAAAGTGTTGTATAAAAATACAAGCATAAAAATTTCTCATGTTGCTAAAGAAATTGGAATAACTCCACATAAATTGTCACAATTATTAAATGATAATCTCGGAAAAAGCTTCACTGCTTTTATGAATGAGTACAGAATTGAAGAAGCTAAAAAATTACTTCAAGAAAGAAAAGAATTAACATTAGAAGCTATTGGGTTTGAGGCTGGTTTTTCTTCAAAATCAAACTTTTATGCGACGTTTAAAAAAGTGGTAGGTCAAACGCCATCACAGTTTCAACAACAGTTTTTATAG